The following DNA comes from Hordeum vulgare subsp. vulgare chromosome 3H, MorexV3_pseudomolecules_assembly, whole genome shotgun sequence.
tatatatacccatccagcagccaacacttagccatttggagccattctcttcacacttagggtttaggtttgcttttggttcctcttatgcacataaggtgtttgatgaaatgccccaagagcatgaaacaaacatgacatgaagtgttggagccacactcctcgatcgcggttagcaacttgatgaacctttgatgtgtcattgataaaatatgcatgtgtgtagttcattgtttaatttatattgtttgtagctagttagtttaacaaatgcatgatggttaattatatattttatattataataatgcagatgaatcggcaatggatgtacgttaaccgactctccggcgagttcactacgggtttgaaagatttcctcgtagtggctaatgcgaacaagcgggggggttttgttatctgtccatgtgttaactgtaagaatcagaagggttactcttcctcaagagatgttcacatgcatctgcttcggcacggtttcatgccaagctataattgttggaccaagcatggagaaagaggggttataatggaagaagatgaagaaggggatgatttcatcgatgaaagctatcttgctcatttcggtgatactttcatggaggatgctgaaggtgaaggggaaggtgaagaagaggcacgtgatgatcccgttgatgatcttggtcggaccattgctgatgcacggaaacgctgcgaaactgaaaaggagagggagaatttggatcgcatgttagaggatcacagaaaggcgctgtaccccggatgcgatgatggtctgaaaaagctgggctgcacactggatttgctgaaatggaaggcagaggcaggtgtagctgactcggcatttgaaaacttgctgaaaatgttgaagaatatgtttccaaaggataacgagttgcccaccagtacgtacgaagcaaagaaggttgtctgccctctaggtttagaggttctgaagatacatgcatgcatcaacgactgcatcctctaccgcggtgaatacgagaatttgaatgaatgcccggtatgcactgcattgcgttataagatcagaggcgatgaccctggtgacgatgttgagggccagaaacccaggaagagggttcccgccaaggtgatgtggtatgctcctataataccacggttgaaacgtctgttcaggaacaaagagcatgccaagttgttgcgatggcacaaagaggaccgtaagtcggacggggagttgagacacaccgcagatggaacgcaatggagaaagatcgacagatggttcaaagattttgcagctgacgcaaggaacataagatttgctctaagtacggatggcatgaatccttttggcgagcagagctccagccatagcacctggcccgtgactctatgcatctacaaccttcctccttggttgtgcatgaagcggaagttcattatgatgccagtgctcatccaaggtccgaagcaacccggcaacgacatcgatgtgtacctaaggccattagttgataaacttttacagctgtggggtggtgtccgtgtgtgggatgagcacaaacaagaggaatttgacctacgagcgttgcttttcgtaaccatcaacgattggcctgctcttagtaacctttcgggactgtcaaataagggatacaatgcatgcacgcactgcttacatgagactgaaagtgtacatttgccaaattgtaagaagaacgtgtaccttgggcatcgtcgatttctttcgaaaattcatccagtaagaaagaaaggcaagcattacaacggcaaggcagatcaccggccgaagcctgcggaacgcactggtgctgaggtatttgatatggtcaaggatttgaaagtcatctttggaaagggtcctggcggacaatcagttccgaagggagctgacgggcacgcagccatgtggaagaagaaatctatattctgggagctagaatattggaaagtcctagatgtccgctctgcaatcgacgtgatgcacgttacgaagaatatttgcgtgaacctcctaagcttcttgggcgtgtatgggaagacaaatgatacaaaggaagcacggcaggaccagcaacgtttgaaagaccctgatgaccggcatccggaatggtttcaaggtcgtgccagctacgctctgaccaaagaagagaaggtcatcttttttgaatgcctgagcagtatgaaggtcccgtctggattctcgtccaatataaagggaataataaacatggcggagaaaaagttccaaaacctgaagtctcacgactgccacgtgattatgacgcaattgcttccgattgctttgagggggctcctgccggaaaatgttcgagtagccattgtgaagctatgtgcattcctcaatgcaatctctcagaaggtaatcaatccagaagttctaccacggttacagaacgatgtgatccaatgtcttgtcagtttcgagttggtgttcccgccatccttcttcaatattatgacgcacctcctggttcacctagtcgaagagattttcgttctcggtcctgtatttctacacaatatgttccccttcgagaggttcatgggagtattaaagaaatatgttcgtaaccgtgctaggccagaaggaagcatcgccaagggctatggaaatgaggaggtaattgagttttgtgttgactttgttcctgaccttaagccgattggtcttcctcgatcgcggcacgaggggagactaagtggaaaaggcacgatcggaaggaaatcaacgatatgtatggacggccattctctgactgaagcacaccacactgtactgaccaattccagcttggtggctccgtactttgagaaacacaagaatattttacgctctgacaacccggggaagcctgaatcctggattaggaaggcccacatggagactttcggcagttggttgagaaaacatttaatgaatgacaatgatgttgtagatcagctgtacatgttggccaagacaccatcttcgactataacgactttccaagggtacgagataaatgggaatacattttacacgatcgcccaagataaaaagagcaccaaccaaaacagtggtgtccgctttgacgcagcaaccgagaatgggcaagaggtcacatattatggttacatagaggagatatgggaacttgactatggaccctcctttaaggtccctttgttccggtgcaaatggttcaagctaacaggaggtggggtaaaggtggaccagcaatacggaatgacaatggtggatttcaacaatcttggttaccttgacgaaccattcgtcctagcgaaagatgtcgctcaggttttctatgtgaaggacatgagtagcaaaccgaggaaacggaaagataagaaaacgatcagtacatcatgcgatgatccaaagtgccacattgttctttcagggaaaagaaacatcgtgggagtggaggacaagacagacatgtcagaggattataatatgtttgctgaaattccgcccttcaaagtgaacaccgacccaagcattaagttaaatgatgaggatgctccatggatacggcacaatcgtaagcaagcagggacacaagggaagaaatgatgtgtaataatttattgtaccaaactttgttgaatggatcatgtgaattatattacaacaagtccacccccctacggtggtggtggtggcggtggcggtggtggtggtggtggtggtggtggcggttcacctacacctccgtcacgtcagccgacgccccccagtccacaacgtccggcgggtgatcagacgccgccccccagtcctcgtccggcgggtgatcagacgccgccccccaatccacctccggcaaagaagcagaagcagaagcagtcctg
Coding sequences within:
- the LOC123442332 gene encoding uncharacterized protein LOC123442332; its protein translation is MNRQWMYVNRLSGEFTTGLKDFLVVANANKRGGFVICPCVNCKNQKGYSSSRDVHMHLLRHGFMPSYNCWTKHGERGVIMEEDEEGDDFIDESYLAHFGDTFMEDAEGEGEGEEEARDDPVDDLGRTIADARKRCETEKERENLDRMLEDHRKALYPGCDDGLKKLGCTLDLLKWKAEAGVADSAFENLLKMLKNMFPKDNELPTSTYEAKKVVCPLGLEVLKIHACINDCILYRGEYENLNECPVCTALRYKIRGDDPGDDVEGQKPRKRVPAKVMWYAPIIPRLKRLFRNKEHAKLLRWHKEDRKSDGELRHTADGTQWRKIDRWFKDFAADARNIRFNVYLGHRRFLSKIHPVRKKGKHYNGKADHRPKPAERTGAEVFDMVKDLKVIFGKGPGGQSVPKGADGHAAMWKKKSIFWELEYWKVLDVRSAIDVMHVTKNICVNLLSFLGVYGKTNDTKEARQDQQRLKDP